The Impatiens glandulifera chromosome 3, dImpGla2.1, whole genome shotgun sequence genome contains a region encoding:
- the LOC124930629 gene encoding uncharacterized protein LOC124930629, with protein sequence MSNTKPTSQTTSPSVPLRQMVDEQTTYGIISGIQADSLNEKMSLLLDCMRQLLNPPTIQINPLFGATSRPTNPLEPNLSATHMTRDPKDEVLVESWYASDDEEAQEAALEILRLQRNREGKKVVIEEPKKTESVVPGMHQGWSTDTKTKQALKTETSSPAGAHAASPLVVPTTSIQSASQCEQLAQLRASKIEMKAQIDALTKGKSTHGAKSWKYGLKAAKRVVVPHGLKLPHLTKYAGNKDPRAFMNMYLTNIFPLQLGEPTVLQLFPRYLVEVALEWYLRQNIAQHQTIEELAKVFICRLGMFLKVEKPERKLRSIKQSPGETFESYVDRWKVVASLIDGLSNEQTQVDMIYANMNVAYTKVMSVNKYAFVEDLIASGMGYDDALKKEAIEGRMSYQGNPHFNHKKAKSQVNHIANAWDMDTLDVMNVGQGHLQGSSASRQPSFPPTSKGNTSFIPKPPKKVDDLGMTLSEALQILKQKNLIQVQTPNPDKSISGRFLNEWCEYHQTKGHGTNYCLSLRGVIQKLIDDKIIPAPKAKSKPLPTHTVNLIEVCEDLIDESDSLGLIVEDEKLIVVTNIYGDDIEESSQVHTTNNQGLSYTSTKLEVRDIKPKEEDVSRQG encoded by the coding sequence ATGTCTAATACAAAACCAACATCGCAAACTACATCGCCCTCTGTTCCTCTTAGACAGATGGTTGATGAGCAAACTACTTATGGAATCATCTCGGGGATCCAAGCAGATAGTCTTAATGAGAAGATGTCTTTACTACTAGACTGTATGAGGCAGTTACTTAATCCACCCACTATTCAAATTAATCCTTTATTCGGGGCTACTAGTAGACCCACTAACCCACTTGAGCCCAACCTATCAGCTACTCATATGACACGTGACCCTAAAGATGAGGTGCTAGTAGAATCATGGTATGCCTCAGATGACGAGGAAGCTCAGGAAGCCGCTCTTGAGATACTAAGGCTACAACGAAATCGAGAAGGGAAGAAGGTCGTGATTGAAGAACCGAAAAAGACAGAGTCTGTAGTTCCAGGCATGCATCAAGGATGGAGTACCGATACTAAAACAAAACAAGCTCTGAAGACGGAAACATCTTCACCTGCTGGAGCACATGCTGCATCGCCACTAGTCGTCCCAACAACATCGATACAATCAGCTAGTCAGTGCGAACAACTAGCGCAACTCAGAGCTTCTAAAATCGAAATGAAAGCACAAATAGATGCCCTAACTAAAGGGAAGTCAACACACGGAGCTAAAAGTTGGAAATATGGGTTAAAGGCAGCTAAGAGGGTCGTGGTCCCTCATGGACTAAAATTACCACATCTGACCAAGTATGCCGGAAATAAAGATCCACGAGCCTTTATGAACATGTACTTGACGAACATCTTTCCATTACAACTCGGAGAGCCTACAGTATTGCAATTATTCCCTCGGTATCTTGTAGAAGTGGCACTTGAGTGGTATTTGCGTCAAAACATAGCACAACACCAGACTATTGAAGAGCTAGCCAAGGTATTCATATGTCGGTTAGGTATGTTTTTGAAGGTGGAAAAGCCTGAGAGAAAACTTAGGAGTATTAAGCAAAGTCCAGGTGAAACTTTCGAATCATACGTTGATAGGTGGAAGGTTGTGGCTTCACTAATCGATGGACTATCAAATGAACAAACTCAAGTGGATATGATCTACGCTAACATGAATGTAGCATACACCAAAGTCATGTCAGTCAACAAATATGCTTTCGTGGAGGACTTGATTGCTTCTGGAATGGGATATGATGATGCATTAAAGAAGGAAGCCATCGAAGGCAGGATGTCATACCAAGGCAATCCtcattttaatcataaaaagGCTAAATCACAAGTAAACCACATTGCCAATGCATGGGATATGGACACATTGGATGTCATGAATGTTGGGCAAGGGCACCTTCAGGGATCATCTGCTAGCCGACAACCATCTTTTCCCCCAACGTCTAAAGGAAATACTTCGTTTATACCTAAGCCACCCAAGAAGGTTGATGATTTAGGAATGACACTATCAGAAGCTCTCCAGATTTTAAAGCAAAAGAATTTAATCCAAGTCCAGACCCCGAATCCCGATAAGTCTATATCAGGGAGGTTTCTGAATGAGTGGTGTGAATACCACCAGACTAAGGGGCATGGGACTAATTATTGTCTTTCACTACGAGGTGTGATTCAAAAACTTATCGACGATAAGATCATCCCAGCCCCAAAGGCCAAATCGAAGCCTCTACCAACTCATACCGTGAATCTAATTGAGGTGTGTGAAGATCTGATAGACGAGAGTGATTCGTTAGGTTtgattgttgaagatgaaaagttGATAGTCGTTACTAATATCTATGGTGACGATATTGAAGAGTCGAGCCAAGTGCATACAACAAATAATCAGGGTTTGAGTTACACGTCAACGAAATTAGAAGTAAGAGACATAAAGCCAAAGGAGGAAGATGTTTCACGACAAGGATAG